The Blattabacterium cuenoti genome includes the window CCTATTTTATATAAAATAGTACACGCAGGATTTCACATTATAGCGCTAAAAATGACAGAACTTTCCAAAAAATCAGCTACAAAATTTTATGCAGAACATAAAGAAAAATTATTTTTCGAATCTTTAGTAAAATTTATGTCTTCTGGTCCAATTGTATCTGTAATATTAGAAAAAGAAAATGCCGTAAAAGATTTTAGAATTTTAATAGGAAAAACGAATCCAGTATACGCAAAAAAAGGTACTATACGAAATTTATATGCAACCTCTTTAGAAAAAAATGCGATACATGGATCTGATAGTAATCAAAATGCTATAAAAGAATGTTTGTTTTATTTTTCTAATAGAGAAATTTTTTTCTAAATTATGAAAATATGAAAAAAAGCTTTTTGATAGTTTTTTCTATCATTTTTATTTTGATATCTGTAATAATATTGTGGATAGCTAACACATATAATCATCTAATTAAACTGAACGAAAATATTAAAACACAATGGGGTCAAGTAGAAAATGTTTATCAACGTAGAGTAGATTTAATACCAAATTTGGTGAATATAGTAAAAGGATCTTCCAATTTTGAAAAAGAAACATTAAATCAAATTATGGAAGCTAGAGCAAAAGCGACTTCTCTTTC containing:
- the ndk gene encoding nucleoside-diphosphate kinase, with amino-acid sequence MIDHMFGNITLSIIKPDAVQKGYIFPILYKIVHAGFHIIALKMTELSKKSATKFYAEHKEKLFFESLVKFMSSGPIVSVILEKENAVKDFRILIGKTNPVYAKKGTIRNLYATSLEKNAIHGSDSNQNAIKECLFYFSNREIFF